In the genome of Verrucomicrobiota bacterium, one region contains:
- the rpmE gene encoding 50S ribosomal protein L31, with the protein MKEGIHPKYVESTIKCACGNVIKTHSTVAKIDIGICSACHPFYTGKQKFVDTAGRVERFRKKYGLKES; encoded by the coding sequence ATGAAGGAAGGCATACATCCCAAGTACGTGGAATCGACGATCAAGTGCGCCTGCGGCAACGTGATCAAGACGCACTCGACCGTGGCCAAGATCGACATCGGCATCTGCTCGGCCTGTCACCCGTTCTACACGGGCAAGCAGAAGTTCGTCGATACCGCGGGCCGCGTCGAGCGGTTCCGCAAGAAGTACGGGCTCAAGGAGTCGTAG
- the rho gene encoding transcription termination factor Rho: MNLVDLQKMTMTDLQTIGRELDIKGMGNLKKHQLIFEILQANMARTGAMYGEGVLEILPDGFGFLRSPNYNYLPCPEDIYVSPSQIRKFDLQTGDTVSGQIRPPKEKERYFALLRVDTINLEDPQKAKEKILFDNLTPLFPDERLTLETEPKEISMRVMDLLCPLGKGQRCLIVAAPRTGKTVLLQKTAKSILTNNPECIIIVLLIDERPEEVTDFERSVNAEVISSTFDEPPERHIQVAEMVIEKAKRLVEHKKDVVILLDSITRLARAYNAVMPHSGKIMSGGIDSNALHKPKRFFGAARNIEEGGSLTIIATALIDTGSRMDEVIFEEFKGTGNMEINLDRRLVDKRVYPSIDLEKSGTRREENLYHPDEMERVWLLRKALQTMNPVEAMELIIGRLRKTKSNAEFLMTMNVERV, translated from the coding sequence ATGAACCTGGTCGACCTGCAGAAGATGACCATGACTGATCTGCAGACCATCGGCCGCGAGCTCGACATCAAGGGGATGGGCAACCTCAAGAAGCACCAGCTCATCTTCGAGATCCTGCAGGCCAATATGGCCAGGACCGGCGCCATGTACGGCGAGGGCGTGCTCGAGATTCTGCCTGACGGGTTCGGCTTCCTGCGGTCGCCTAACTACAACTACCTGCCGTGCCCCGAGGACATCTACGTCTCGCCGTCGCAGATCCGCAAGTTCGACTTGCAGACGGGCGACACGGTCTCGGGCCAGATCCGGCCGCCGAAGGAGAAGGAGCGCTACTTCGCCCTGCTGCGCGTCGACACGATCAATCTCGAGGACCCGCAGAAGGCCAAGGAGAAAATCCTCTTCGACAACCTGACGCCGCTGTTCCCCGACGAGCGCCTGACGCTCGAGACCGAGCCCAAGGAAATCTCGATGCGGGTCATGGACCTGCTCTGCCCCCTCGGCAAGGGACAGCGCTGCCTCATCGTGGCCGCGCCGCGCACGGGCAAGACGGTGCTCCTGCAGAAGACGGCGAAGAGCATCCTGACCAACAACCCGGAGTGCATCATCATCGTGCTGCTCATCGACGAGCGGCCCGAGGAAGTGACGGACTTCGAGCGCTCGGTCAACGCCGAGGTCATCAGCTCGACATTCGACGAGCCGCCGGAACGGCACATCCAGGTCGCCGAGATGGTCATCGAGAAAGCCAAGCGCCTCGTCGAGCACAAGAAGGACGTGGTCATCCTGCTCGACTCGATCACGCGGCTCGCGCGCGCCTATAACGCTGTGATGCCCCACAGCGGCAAGATCATGTCGGGCGGCATCGACTCGAACGCCCTGCACAAGCCGAAGCGCTTCTTCGGCGCGGCGCGCAACATCGAGGAAGGCGGCTCGCTCACGATCATCGCCACGGCGCTCATCGACACCGGCAGCCGCATGGACGAGGTCATCTTCGAGGAGTTCAAGGGCACCGGCAACATGGAGATCAACCTGGACCGGCGCCTCGTGGACAAGCGCGTCTATCCCTCGATCGACCTCGAGAAGTCCGGCACGCGGCGCGAGGAGAACCTCTACCATCCCGACGAGATGGAGCGCGTCTGGCTCCTGCGCAAGGCGCTCCAGACGATGAACCCGGTCGAGGCCATGGAGCTCATCATCGGGCGGCTCAGGAAGACCAAGAGCAACGCCGAGTTCCTCATGACCATGAACGTCGAACGGGTCTGA
- a CDS encoding dephospho-CoA kinase, which yields MIHVGLTGGLCTGKSTVAAMFAELGAPVIDADAVVHELLAADPEVRRRVVETFGTEVTDAGGAIDRAKLARVAFGAREQIARLTGILYPAVRARVGRWFAEQKAQGAPAAIAEVAMLCEGGATQSYDVIIVVTAERATQLERFIKRGGTADDFSARLAHQWPLEQKEQKADYIINNNGPREVTRKQVAHLWAALQEGQAGADAGKEEV from the coding sequence GTGATCCACGTCGGGCTCACAGGTGGGCTCTGCACGGGCAAGTCGACCGTGGCGGCGATGTTCGCCGAGCTCGGAGCGCCCGTGATCGACGCCGACGCCGTCGTGCACGAACTGCTCGCGGCCGACCCCGAGGTCCGGCGCCGCGTCGTCGAGACCTTCGGCACCGAGGTCACGGATGCGGGCGGCGCGATCGACCGGGCCAAGCTCGCGCGTGTCGCGTTCGGCGCCAGGGAGCAGATCGCCCGGCTCACGGGCATCCTCTACCCGGCCGTGCGCGCGCGGGTCGGCCGCTGGTTCGCCGAGCAGAAAGCCCAAGGCGCCCCGGCGGCCATCGCCGAGGTGGCCATGCTCTGCGAGGGCGGCGCGACGCAGAGCTACGACGTGATCATCGTCGTCACCGCCGAGCGCGCCACGCAGCTCGAGCGCTTCATCAAGCGCGGCGGCACGGCCGATGACTTCAGCGCGCGGCTCGCGCACCAGTGGCCGCTCGAGCAGAAAGAACAGAAAGCGGATTACATCATCAACAATAACGGACCCCGCGAGGTCACCCGCAAGCAGGTCGCGCACCTGTGGGCGGCCTTGCAGGAAGGACAGGCCGGCGCCGACGCCGGTAAGGAGGAAGTATGA
- the polA gene encoding DNA polymerase I: MAERLFLLDGVSYAYRAFYAIQRLSNADGFPTNAVFGFVRTLRKLIADLAPERLVAVFDPKGPTFRSKRFADYKITRRPMPEDLVVQMPVIKEWLEAMGIPVVEVEGYEADDAIGTLARRAEAAGFEVYIVSGDKDMLQLVSDKVRALHAHKDNAVLGPDEVVERFGVPPDKVTDVLGLAGDTSDNVPGVPGIGEKTATALVQQFGGLEEVLAHPGEVSGAKRQENLRASADLARLSKELVTIRTDVPIELDLDKAKLGAPDAERLSRLYARLEFHQLRDELVERTDTTDVDYRLVNDTEALAALVKALEGVEELAVDVETTSTDAFRAELVGISLAFAPKQAFYVPLNGALEPRAVLDALRPVLSDPARRLVGQNIKYDMEVLAGAGIELGRVAFDTMVAAYLVNPARGRYKLDDLAIEHLGIKKIPIEDLIGSGKNQRSMADVPLEEVARYSCEDADTTLRLKGLLEPHLREAALLELFDEIEMPLVGVLAAMEARGVAVDTALLGAMSAEFQKRLDALAREIYEQAEESFNLNSPKQLSVILFDKLGLPVQKRTKTGPSTDVEVLEKLAQLHPLPQALLQYRQLAKLKSTYVDALPALVNPKTGRIHTSFNQTIAATGRLSSSSPNLQNIPVRTDEGRRIRDAFVPGEPGWLLLAADYSQIELRIFAHLAHEEAMIEAFRRGEDIHAVTASHIHEVALEDVTPDMRHRAKTVNFGIIYGQGAYGLSQFLHVPVGEAQAFIDAYMTRYEGVRAYMDNTVAAAERDGYVETICKRRRSVPELRSASNQTRALGRRIAINTPIQGSAADLIKIAMIRIERRLSEAALKTRMLLQIHDELIFEMPENEADAARALVVGEMESVMTLSVPLKVDVKTGRTWGEA, from the coding sequence ATGGCGGAGCGCCTGTTCCTACTCGACGGTGTCTCATACGCCTACCGGGCGTTCTATGCCATCCAGCGGCTCTCCAACGCCGATGGCTTCCCGACCAACGCCGTCTTCGGCTTCGTGCGCACGCTGCGCAAGCTGATCGCCGACCTCGCCCCCGAGCGCCTCGTGGCCGTCTTCGATCCCAAAGGCCCGACGTTTCGCAGCAAGCGGTTCGCCGACTACAAGATCACGCGGAGGCCGATGCCCGAAGACCTCGTCGTACAGATGCCGGTGATCAAGGAGTGGCTCGAGGCGATGGGCATCCCCGTCGTCGAGGTGGAGGGCTATGAGGCCGACGACGCGATCGGCACGCTGGCTCGCCGCGCCGAGGCGGCCGGCTTCGAGGTCTACATCGTCAGCGGCGACAAGGACATGCTCCAACTCGTCAGCGACAAGGTCCGCGCGCTCCACGCCCACAAGGACAACGCCGTGCTTGGGCCTGACGAGGTCGTCGAGCGCTTCGGTGTGCCGCCCGACAAGGTGACCGATGTGCTCGGCCTGGCCGGCGACACCTCGGACAACGTGCCCGGCGTGCCCGGCATCGGCGAGAAGACGGCTACTGCGCTCGTCCAGCAGTTCGGCGGGCTCGAGGAGGTGCTCGCTCACCCCGGCGAGGTCTCGGGCGCGAAGCGCCAGGAGAACCTCCGCGCGAGCGCCGACTTGGCCCGGCTTTCCAAGGAGCTCGTGACGATCAGGACGGACGTGCCCATCGAGCTCGACCTCGACAAGGCCAAGCTGGGGGCGCCCGACGCCGAGCGGCTGAGCCGCCTCTATGCCCGGCTCGAGTTCCACCAGCTCCGCGACGAGCTGGTCGAGCGCACCGACACCACTGACGTGGACTACCGGCTCGTGAACGACACGGAGGCGCTTGCCGCGCTCGTCAAGGCGCTCGAAGGCGTCGAGGAGCTCGCCGTTGACGTCGAGACGACTTCGACCGACGCGTTTCGCGCCGAGCTGGTCGGGATCAGTCTGGCGTTTGCGCCGAAGCAGGCCTTCTACGTACCGCTCAATGGGGCGCTCGAGCCGCGAGCGGTGCTCGACGCCCTGCGCCCTGTGCTGAGCGATCCGGCACGCCGGCTCGTGGGCCAGAACATCAAGTACGACATGGAGGTGCTCGCGGGCGCCGGCATCGAGCTCGGCCGCGTCGCCTTCGATACGATGGTGGCCGCCTACCTTGTCAATCCGGCGCGCGGCCGCTACAAGCTCGACGACCTGGCCATCGAGCACCTCGGGATCAAGAAAATCCCCATCGAGGATCTGATCGGCTCGGGCAAGAACCAGCGCAGCATGGCCGACGTGCCGCTCGAGGAGGTGGCCCGCTACTCGTGCGAGGACGCCGACACGACGCTGCGGCTCAAGGGGCTGCTCGAGCCCCACCTGCGCGAGGCGGCCCTGCTCGAGCTGTTCGACGAGATCGAGATGCCGCTGGTCGGGGTGCTCGCGGCAATGGAGGCCCGCGGCGTGGCCGTCGATACGGCTCTGCTGGGGGCGATGTCGGCCGAGTTCCAGAAAAGACTTGACGCCCTGGCGCGAGAGATATATGAACAGGCCGAGGAATCGTTCAACCTCAACTCGCCGAAACAGCTTTCGGTCATCCTGTTTGACAAGCTCGGGCTTCCGGTGCAGAAACGCACCAAGACGGGCCCCTCGACCGACGTCGAAGTGCTCGAGAAGCTCGCGCAGCTTCATCCGTTGCCCCAGGCGCTCCTGCAATACCGGCAACTGGCGAAGCTGAAGTCAACATACGTCGACGCTCTGCCGGCGCTCGTGAATCCGAAGACGGGCCGCATTCACACGTCGTTCAACCAGACGATCGCGGCCACGGGTCGGCTGTCGAGCTCGAGCCCGAACTTGCAGAATATCCCGGTGCGCACCGACGAAGGACGCCGCATCCGCGACGCGTTCGTGCCGGGCGAGCCGGGCTGGCTGTTGCTGGCGGCGGACTACTCGCAGATCGAACTCAGGATTTTCGCGCACCTCGCCCACGAAGAGGCCATGATCGAGGCCTTCCGCCGGGGCGAAGATATCCACGCGGTGACGGCCTCGCACATCCACGAGGTCGCTCTGGAAGACGTGACACCCGACATGCGCCACCGGGCCAAGACGGTGAATTTCGGCATCATCTACGGTCAGGGCGCCTATGGGCTGTCGCAATTCCTCCACGTCCCCGTGGGCGAGGCGCAGGCATTCATCGACGCATACATGACACGCTACGAGGGCGTGCGAGCATACATGGACAACACCGTCGCCGCGGCCGAACGAGACGGCTACGTCGAGACGATCTGCAAGCGCCGGCGCTCCGTGCCGGAACTCAGGAGCGCGAGCAACCAGACGCGCGCGCTCGGCCGCCGGATCGCCATCAACACGCCGATCCAGGGCTCGGCCGCCGACCTGATCAAGATCGCCATGATCCGCATCGAGCGGCGCCTCAGCGAGGCGGCGCTCAAGACGCGCATGCTCCTGCAGATTCATGACGAGCTGATCTTTGAAATGCCAGAGAACGAAGCCGACGCCGCCCGCGCGCTCGTCGTGGGCGAGATGGAGTCGGTCATGACGCTCAGCGTGCCGCTCAAGGTCGACGTCAAGACCGGCCGCACCTGGGGCGAGGCCTGA
- a CDS encoding type II secretion system protein GspD, translated as MGKTLRWLAVLAFVLSLSCILIPAYGQDLGETDEFTVVGDDGMVGEEDLTADEVAADFETEKALQAQVEAENAKLEAEAAIQQQPSDYDLAVSKLKRALELVPDDEEALSKLKTTQKAYVYELLRTKRYTEAIRQADDFLGRFNDQEDLDVKNVMSFRDTAVELQGTEPEEEEDGDDLEKIVIETPDMVELGDAELLTKAIDAFRKKDYDLAKDMLLNAREVNPYNVEVLRWLERVNYQMYLYNRAAREPIRREMLTQVDEVWQVRPRRAHLQAIDIIVPDEDKPSEARALILKKLETIIPKVDFKDAELREVINYLAAEAKVNIVIDPVVLGTSTGMGPAAPPASGFPVEIGPEWPAEDTGPVFPGEDTTTPTGEFAPQGSMQPLTPATDPRRGGSAGGGFPSGPSGGFPGPSGGFPGTGTGFGDVPSMTTTYAAPQMSTITIKLENVPLKFVLRYVLRYKSLKYVVEDYAILIIPIDYALPEDFETEIFRLSTSGFGASTITSAPTGFGADATGTGGGTFGGGGGGGGYGPGFSDSGAGAGTGQAESIEEFLRRAGGVSWPPGSDIVFHQPTATLIVRNTPTNMVMIRELIKIWDQPPMQVEIEARFADVLMDRNFENSFRIAMTDALRWTRHSQSNFGTLPLTSRQRIEMLALGGNLQQPGEGMLRVNPDTSGASALLSISGILTQPEFAFIWNALEQTKYTELLNAPRVTTISGNQALIQVVDEIRYPTEYETETIGDVWQVPADFQAFFVTPSSFETREVGIRLNVTPTVSANGEVITLVLLPEVSELLEWIDYGTPINPARQPVFKTRNVTTTVYINDGETLVLGGIIESNTALVQDRVPFLGSIPVVGRLFRSTYELEKKSNLMIFVTAELITSRGTRLRQEREITEQHKRYLDQFRKEREEAEAEEISVPDELM; from the coding sequence ATGGGAAAGACGTTGCGATGGCTTGCTGTGCTCGCGTTCGTCTTGTCCCTGTCCTGCATCCTGATCCCCGCCTACGGCCAGGACCTCGGTGAGACCGATGAGTTCACGGTTGTAGGCGATGACGGGATGGTGGGGGAGGAGGACCTGACTGCCGATGAGGTGGCCGCCGACTTCGAGACGGAGAAAGCGCTCCAAGCGCAGGTGGAGGCCGAGAACGCCAAGCTCGAGGCCGAGGCGGCAATACAGCAACAGCCGAGCGACTACGATCTCGCCGTGAGCAAGCTCAAGCGCGCGCTCGAGCTCGTGCCCGACGACGAGGAGGCGCTCTCGAAGCTGAAAACGACTCAGAAGGCCTATGTCTACGAGTTGCTCAGGACGAAGCGGTACACGGAGGCCATCCGCCAAGCCGACGACTTCCTGGGCCGCTTCAACGATCAGGAAGACCTTGACGTCAAGAACGTGATGAGCTTCCGCGACACGGCCGTCGAGCTCCAGGGCACCGAACCCGAAGAGGAGGAGGACGGCGACGACCTGGAGAAGATCGTCATCGAGACCCCGGACATGGTCGAGCTGGGCGACGCCGAGCTGCTGACCAAGGCGATCGACGCGTTCCGCAAGAAGGACTACGACCTGGCCAAGGACATGCTCCTCAACGCGCGCGAGGTCAACCCCTACAATGTCGAGGTCTTGCGCTGGCTCGAGCGGGTCAACTACCAGATGTACCTCTACAACCGGGCCGCCCGCGAGCCGATCCGCCGCGAGATGCTCACCCAGGTCGATGAGGTGTGGCAGGTCCGGCCGCGTCGCGCGCACCTTCAGGCGATCGACATCATCGTCCCCGACGAGGACAAACCGTCCGAAGCGCGGGCCCTCATCCTCAAGAAGCTCGAGACGATCATCCCGAAGGTGGACTTCAAAGACGCCGAGTTGCGAGAGGTCATCAACTACCTGGCTGCCGAGGCCAAGGTGAACATCGTCATCGATCCCGTCGTGCTCGGCACGAGCACGGGCATGGGGCCGGCGGCGCCACCCGCCTCCGGGTTCCCAGTCGAGATCGGACCCGAGTGGCCCGCGGAGGACACCGGCCCAGTCTTCCCCGGGGAGGACACAACGACACCAACAGGGGAATTCGCGCCCCAGGGCTCGATGCAGCCACTGACTCCTGCAACTGATCCTCGCCGCGGTGGAAGTGCTGGTGGTGGTTTCCCTTCGGGTCCAAGCGGCGGTTTCCCTGGCCCAAGCGGCGGCTTCCCTGGCACGGGCACCGGGTTCGGCGATGTGCCGTCGATGACCACGACATACGCGGCCCCGCAGATGAGCACGATCACGATCAAGCTCGAGAACGTGCCGCTCAAGTTCGTGCTCCGCTACGTGCTGCGGTACAAGAGCCTGAAGTACGTGGTCGAGGATTACGCGATCCTCATCATCCCGATCGACTACGCTTTGCCTGAGGACTTTGAGACGGAGATCTTCCGGCTCTCCACGAGCGGCTTCGGCGCCTCGACGATCACGTCGGCACCGACCGGGTTCGGGGCGGACGCCACCGGGACGGGCGGCGGCACCTTCGGTGGCGGCGGCGGCGGTGGCGGGTATGGCCCCGGCTTCTCCGACTCGGGCGCCGGCGCCGGTACCGGCCAGGCAGAGAGCATCGAGGAGTTCCTCCGGCGTGCCGGTGGCGTGAGCTGGCCTCCAGGCAGCGACATCGTGTTCCACCAGCCGACGGCGACGCTCATCGTGCGCAACACGCCGACCAACATGGTGATGATCCGCGAGCTGATCAAGATCTGGGATCAGCCGCCCATGCAGGTCGAGATCGAGGCACGATTTGCCGACGTGCTCATGGACCGGAACTTCGAGAACTCGTTCCGGATTGCCATGACCGACGCCCTGCGCTGGACGCGCCACTCGCAGTCCAACTTCGGCACCTTGCCGCTCACCAGCCGCCAGCGCATCGAGATGCTGGCTCTGGGCGGCAACCTGCAACAGCCAGGGGAAGGCATGCTGCGCGTCAACCCGGACACCTCAGGCGCGAGCGCGTTGCTCAGCATCAGCGGCATCCTGACGCAGCCGGAGTTCGCGTTCATCTGGAATGCCCTGGAGCAGACCAAGTACACCGAGCTGCTCAACGCGCCGCGCGTCACCACGATCAGCGGCAACCAGGCGCTCATCCAGGTGGTCGACGAGATCCGCTACCCGACCGAGTACGAGACTGAGACGATCGGCGACGTGTGGCAGGTGCCCGCGGACTTCCAGGCGTTCTTCGTGACTCCGAGCTCGTTTGAAACCCGCGAGGTCGGCATCCGGCTCAACGTGACGCCGACGGTGTCGGCCAACGGCGAGGTGATCACGCTCGTGCTGCTGCCCGAGGTGAGCGAGCTCCTCGAGTGGATCGACTACGGCACCCCGATCAACCCGGCGCGCCAGCCGGTGTTCAAGACGCGGAACGTCACGACCACCGTCTACATCAACGACGGCGAGACGCTCGTGCTCGGCGGCATCATCGAGAGCAACACCGCGCTCGTGCAGGATCGGGTGCCCTTCCTCGGCAGCATCCCCGTGGTGGGCCGGCTCTTCCGCTCCACCTACGAGCTCGAGAAGAAGTCGAACCTGATGATCTTCGTCACGGCCGAGCTCATTACCTCGCGCGGCACGCGCCTGCGCCAGGAGCGCGAGATTACCGAGCAGCACAAAAGATACCTGGACCAGTTCCGGAAAGAGCGTGAGGAAGCCGAGGCGGAAGAGATCTCCGTTCCGGACGAACTGATGTAG
- a CDS encoding Amuc_1100 family pilus-like protein: MNLRRNLPFVIGVAAIGVVFVVVAVFVQRGYSGWNKVKQDDAQAEEELDNLRKMNPNAEHLEYAKKELADTEQAYDKLKELMCTWWDAGVYEEDRTPGIFLGNLQELRRRITLFAIESGVVLDANVPLMGFPELQTSVPPTEVTFDMLKQKSIMRDIILLLIQNKVQSVNAINWIGPEKGGKLYNKYLLNVSFTCKYPQLAKFQADLVNPSRTPVVLKGDKNEKSDRYELPRNYLVIEQISYEADDLKMARLAAAGTPATTTTGTTTTTTIMHGGRPIPDSSHQLGGSGSMAPPNTDPRRRRNPGATTPSGATTTGGGPARATVQHKDAREPLYNILNVTMTISMVDFGEGIRGKLPVEEEKKTGTAARTAATQ, encoded by the coding sequence ATGAATCTGAGACGAAACCTTCCATTCGTGATCGGCGTGGCCGCCATCGGCGTGGTTTTCGTCGTGGTCGCCGTCTTCGTGCAGCGCGGCTACTCGGGCTGGAACAAGGTCAAGCAGGACGACGCGCAGGCGGAAGAGGAGCTCGACAACCTCAGGAAGATGAACCCGAACGCCGAGCACCTCGAGTACGCCAAGAAGGAGCTCGCCGATACCGAACAGGCCTACGACAAGCTCAAGGAGTTGATGTGCACGTGGTGGGATGCGGGCGTCTATGAGGAAGACCGCACCCCGGGCATCTTCCTGGGCAACCTCCAGGAGCTGAGGCGCCGCATCACCCTGTTCGCCATCGAGAGCGGCGTGGTGCTCGATGCTAACGTGCCGCTCATGGGCTTCCCCGAGCTGCAGACCAGCGTGCCGCCCACCGAGGTGACCTTCGACATGCTCAAGCAGAAGTCGATCATGCGCGACATCATTCTGCTGCTGATCCAGAACAAGGTCCAATCGGTCAACGCCATCAATTGGATCGGCCCGGAGAAGGGCGGCAAGCTCTACAATAAGTACCTTCTCAACGTGAGCTTCACGTGCAAGTACCCCCAGCTCGCCAAGTTCCAGGCCGACCTGGTCAATCCCTCCAGGACACCGGTCGTCCTCAAGGGCGACAAGAATGAGAAGAGCGACCGGTACGAGCTGCCGCGCAACTACCTGGTGATCGAGCAGATCTCGTACGAGGCCGATGATCTCAAGATGGCCCGCCTCGCGGCCGCCGGCACTCCGGCGACCACCACGACGGGCACCACCACGACGACGACCATCATGCACGGCGGCCGGCCGATCCCCGATTCGAGCCACCAACTCGGCGGCTCGGGTTCGATGGCCCCCCCGAACACGGATCCCAGAAGGCGCAGGAATCCCGGCGCCACGACACCCAGTGGCGCCACGACAACCGGTGGCGGCCCGGCGAGGGCGACAGTGCAACACAAAGACGCCCGCGAGCCGCTGTACAACATCCTGAACGTCACGATGACGATCTCGATGGTGGACTTCGGCGAGGGCATCCGTGGCAAGCTGCCCGTCGAGGAAGAAAAGAAGACTGGAACGGCCGCCCGGACGGCCGCGACGCAGTGA
- the pilM gene encoding type IV pilus assembly protein PilM, translating into MSKSLVCFDIGSDALKMAVFAADNGSLQLDDFAVVNLGIPPDTSIEERNSTIAQTIRFTLEERKLRPKSIHVSLSGQSVFVRFVKLPAVDESKIAQIVRYEAQQQVPFPIEEVEWDHQVIGDRSAEEIDIVLVAMKTEVVSGLVEAIRAQHIEVETVDVSSLSLYNAMVYNEGPFETSTALVDLGARTTNLIIAEGINLWSRAIPIGGENISQAIAQELDTTPEEADKLKRLIQVGATLGDERLSRAGEAAAKVLNRLLAEIRRSIGYYRSQSQGTPVQRVLLSGGGSSIKNIETFLAEKLNVDVAPLSSVARVKVGPRVDKEAVRAQGRLLGDVVGLGLRAAGQGMLHTNLLPKAIVYQRELSKKKVFIVGAAACLVGAMAMLGLNARSNTQALENELTGKQEVLEKWSQTANQIKQHESKKTTIEAQVKEIEKMQAARLYWVDFIEIIKDKKPRNAWFTRIQIEGMQAPTRGSNTRATVVSSMPSDSMGSMGHQPPGSYGPPSARMRSSARVPSSTASSSPKGKGKTSLSLTGYLKLTQQGATSESARAREIEKLKQELESIEVPDPKDPAKTKKLFGNVTLVSQEPIDDPFKVLGEPLAKFTLTADVEVPFEF; encoded by the coding sequence ATGAGCAAGTCACTCGTCTGCTTCGACATCGGCTCGGACGCGCTGAAGATGGCCGTGTTTGCGGCCGACAACGGCTCGCTGCAGCTTGATGACTTCGCGGTCGTCAATCTGGGCATCCCGCCGGACACCTCGATCGAGGAGCGCAACAGCACGATCGCCCAAACGATCCGCTTCACGCTCGAGGAGCGCAAGCTGCGGCCCAAGTCCATCCACGTCTCGCTCTCGGGCCAGTCGGTCTTCGTGCGCTTCGTCAAGCTGCCGGCGGTCGATGAGAGCAAGATCGCCCAGATCGTGCGCTACGAGGCCCAACAGCAGGTGCCCTTCCCGATCGAGGAGGTCGAGTGGGACCACCAGGTCATCGGCGACCGCTCGGCCGAGGAGATCGACATCGTGCTCGTGGCGATGAAGACCGAGGTCGTCTCCGGCCTGGTCGAGGCGATCCGCGCCCAGCACATCGAGGTCGAGACCGTCGACGTCTCGTCGCTGTCGCTCTACAACGCGATGGTCTACAACGAGGGGCCGTTCGAGACTTCGACGGCGCTCGTGGACCTGGGCGCGCGCACGACCAACCTGATCATCGCCGAGGGCATCAACCTGTGGTCGCGCGCCATCCCGATCGGCGGCGAGAACATCAGCCAGGCGATCGCCCAGGAACTCGACACGACCCCGGAAGAGGCCGACAAGCTCAAGCGGCTGATCCAGGTCGGCGCCACGCTGGGCGACGAGCGGCTCAGCCGGGCCGGCGAGGCGGCGGCCAAGGTGCTCAACCGGCTGCTCGCCGAGATCCGGCGCTCGATCGGCTACTACCGCTCCCAGTCGCAGGGCACCCCCGTGCAGCGCGTGCTGCTCTCGGGCGGCGGCTCCTCGATCAAGAACATCGAAACGTTCCTGGCCGAGAAACTCAACGTCGACGTGGCTCCGCTCTCGTCCGTGGCGCGGGTGAAAGTCGGCCCGCGCGTCGACAAGGAGGCGGTCCGCGCCCAGGGCCGGCTGCTCGGCGACGTGGTCGGGCTCGGCTTGCGCGCGGCGGGCCAGGGCATGCTGCACACCAACCTGCTGCCGAAGGCCATCGTCTACCAGCGCGAGCTGTCGAAGAAGAAGGTGTTCATCGTCGGCGCGGCCGCCTGCCTCGTCGGCGCCATGGCGATGCTCGGCCTCAACGCCAGGAGCAACACCCAGGCCCTGGAGAACGAGCTGACCGGCAAGCAGGAAGTGCTCGAAAAGTGGAGCCAGACGGCCAACCAGATCAAACAACACGAGAGCAAGAAGACGACCATCGAGGCACAGGTCAAAGAAATCGAGAAGATGCAGGCGGCGCGTCTCTACTGGGTCGATTTCATCGAGATCATCAAGGACAAGAAGCCGCGCAACGCCTGGTTCACGCGCATCCAGATCGAAGGCATGCAGGCCCCGACGCGAGGCTCGAATACCCGCGCGACGGTCGTCTCCAGCATGCCCTCGGACAGCATGGGCTCGATGGGCCACCAGCCCCCCGGCTCCTACGGTCCGCCAAGCGCCCGCATGCGTTCGTCGGCGAGAGTCCCGAGCTCGACGGCCTCGTCCAGCCCAAAGGGCAAGGGCAAGACCAGCCTCTCCCTGACCGGCTACCTCAAGCTCACGCAACAGGGCGCCACCTCCGAGAGCGCGCGCGCCAGGGAGATCGAGAAGCTCAAGCAGGAGCTCGAGAGCATCGAGGTGCCCGACCCAAAGGATCCTGCAAAAACAAAGAAGCTCTTCGGCAACGTGACGCTCGTGAGCCAGGAGCCGATTGACGACCCGTTTAAGGTGCTCGGCGAGCCGCTGGCCAAGTTTACGTTGACGGCCGACGTCGAGGTTCCGTTCGAGTTCTAA